A DNA window from Chitinispirillales bacterium contains the following coding sequences:
- a CDS encoding polysaccharide deacetylase family protein: MKRLVLSVFLIAAVSFADVDREALRKAPGSLTKENTPQFIVLGSDDNTKAAAVKWMQSVVDGGTNKNGSKRYMSFYCNTDQTAAEWDLNENLVEAVYAAYKAGHEIGNHTSTHIYCVEYGNIDEDGKDNGNRASEDVIKNEVQRVQDILVKAGIPKEHQTGFRTPYLRYSDSTFSAIEKVGGFLYDCSISAASDNKAGTNFFPYKIDMDDGFGNFTPDNSKDFNSWGITSVVKEHKNLWELPCVNYAIDPQDMDYVRGVLDDGEFDGYITGLDYNLWEEAKLDSAQTVRAWMHTLNESLKGNRAPFTFGCHSQYYFEAKTGEFPYITPEQRQGAFEKFVEEASKLDNVFFVSGDMVIRWMQNPVKASEFNPENYKRTKYTAATTPTAIKLSSKTIDAGTKTVGNLRAVDLDVSATHTFTIKGGADAVLFAIDGNKLSFKDNAQVGQYSVEIEANNGKTSISETFGIKVNKAYSTNENLIGGDYEWWDEYDEHEIGSDCKITAQEPLTATLTMGISDEKTGKWAWVSVATEYKWSLLGLKRIEITYTSDKALQIGTGQWLDGKGKEKGEYYGYGFAAPLSKTGTSEEVKTAIIYPEDFDWSYSEASDNWKGKLPKSFEDALPRVNEISISAVEDGVTNIVIKSLRLIGVTDDTEPVNIIVPTKKLASGKGISFNGVSGKDIRLDIVKAGVYHVEIFTVNGKRVFSQKNTLSAGINSVAMPKNLAKGIAVIRVSGLNASLEQKLMIK; encoded by the coding sequence ATGAAAAGATTAGTTTTGTCGGTATTCTTGATTGCCGCAGTGAGTTTTGCCGATGTTGACAGAGAAGCGTTGCGAAAAGCGCCGGGTTCATTAACAAAAGAAAACACCCCGCAGTTTATCGTTTTGGGAAGCGATGATAACACAAAGGCAGCCGCCGTAAAGTGGATGCAGAGCGTTGTTGACGGAGGAACAAATAAAAACGGGTCGAAAAGATACATGTCTTTTTATTGTAATACCGACCAGACCGCAGCCGAATGGGATTTGAACGAAAATCTGGTTGAAGCGGTTTATGCGGCATACAAAGCAGGACACGAAATCGGGAATCACACATCAACTCACATATATTGCGTAGAATACGGTAATATTGACGAAGACGGAAAAGATAACGGCAACCGCGCAAGCGAAGATGTTATTAAGAATGAAGTCCAAAGAGTTCAGGACATTCTTGTAAAAGCAGGTATTCCCAAAGAGCACCAAACAGGATTTCGCACTCCCTATTTAAGATATTCGGACTCTACGTTCAGCGCAATAGAAAAAGTAGGGGGGTTTTTGTATGACTGCTCAATAAGCGCTGCCAGCGACAATAAAGCAGGAACAAACTTTTTTCCGTATAAGATAGATATGGATGACGGTTTTGGCAATTTTACTCCCGATAACTCCAAAGATTTTAACTCGTGGGGGATAACAAGCGTTGTAAAGGAACATAAAAACCTTTGGGAATTGCCTTGTGTAAATTATGCCATAGACCCGCAGGATATGGACTACGTTAGAGGAGTACTCGACGATGGAGAATTCGACGGATATATAACCGGACTTGACTACAATTTATGGGAAGAAGCGAAGTTGGATTCGGCACAAACTGTCCGTGCATGGATGCATACACTCAATGAAAGTTTGAAAGGAAACCGCGCACCGTTCACGTTTGGTTGCCATTCGCAGTATTATTTTGAAGCAAAAACCGGAGAGTTTCCATATATTACACCAGAACAAAGGCAAGGTGCGTTTGAAAAATTTGTGGAAGAAGCAAGCAAACTCGACAATGTGTTTTTCGTATCGGGAGATATGGTGATTAGATGGATGCAAAATCCTGTTAAAGCAAGTGAATTTAATCCGGAAAACTACAAGCGCACAAAATATACTGCTGCAACAACACCTACGGCAATCAAACTGTCTTCAAAAACGATTGATGCCGGAACAAAAACGGTAGGCAACCTTCGTGCGGTTGATTTGGATGTTAGTGCGACTCATACGTTTACAATAAAAGGCGGAGCAGATGCCGTTCTGTTTGCAATTGACGGGAATAAGTTGTCGTTCAAGGATAATGCACAAGTCGGACAATACTCGGTAGAGATTGAAGCGAACAACGGGAAAACAAGTATATCCGAAACGTTCGGCATTAAAGTAAACAAAGCATACAGTACCAACGAAAATTTAATCGGTGGTGATTATGAGTGGTGGGACGAATACGATGAACATGAAATAGGAAGCGATTGCAAAATAACTGCTCAAGAACCTCTCACTGCTACTTTGACTATGGGTATAAGCGACGAAAAAACAGGGAAATGGGCTTGGGTAAGTGTAGCCACAGAATACAAATGGTCATTATTGGGACTTAAACGGATTGAAATAACTTACACATCCGACAAAGCGCTTCAAATAGGAACGGGGCAATGGCTTGACGGAAAAGGTAAAGAAAAAGGTGAATACTACGGTTACGGTTTTGCCGCTCCTCTTTCCAAAACGGGTACGAGTGAAGAGGTAAAAACCGCAATAATCTACCCCGAAGACTTTGACTGGTCGTATTCGGAAGCGTCGGATAACTGGAAAGGCAAACTGCCCAAATCGTTTGAAGATGCGTTGCCTAGAGTAAACGAAATATCAATCTCTGCGGTAGAAGACGGAGTAACAAACATTGTTATTAAATCGCTTCGTTTAATCGGAGTTACGGATGATACCGAACCGGTAAACATTATAGTTCCGACGAAGAAACTTGCTTCCGGCAAAGGGATTTCATTCAATGGTGTATCTGGTAAAGATATAAGATTGGATATTGTAAAAGCAGGTGTTTATCATGTAGAGATTTTCACCGTAAACGGCAAGCGCGTATTTTCTCAGAAGAATACATTGTCGGCAGGAATAAACTCTGTTGCAATGCCTAAGAATCTGGCGAAAGGGATTGCCGTAATCCGTGTAAGCGGATTAAACGCAAGTTTAGAACAAAAACTTATGATTAAGTAA
- the ectB gene encoding diaminobutyrate--2-oxoglutarate transaminase translates to MSAQIFEQCESAVRSYCRNFTDVFTKGKNDLLYGESGKEYVDFFAGAGALNYGHSNPFIKQKVIDYIVGDNISHALDMHTAAKAEFLEKFQGKILKPRNLEYKVMFTGPTGTNANEAAFKLARKVKKRTNIFAFMGAFHGQTLGALSATSDWAMRAGANIPLGGVVFMPFPYEFMASIDTIAYIESVLTDDHSGIEKPAAIVVEAVQGEGGLNVAPIEWLQNLEKLCRKHDILLILDEVQVGCGRTGTFFAFERAKISPDIVTLSKSIGGYGFPMALALIKPEYDIWNPGEHNGTFRGNQVAFVAAAAAIDFRESYDFDGETNKKAKILKEYVETNILSINKNLKHKGIGLIQGVDFTGISDVNQTTGKVVKECFDNGLILERAGRHDCIVKCMPPLTIEEKTLLRGLEILKNSIKKVLG, encoded by the coding sequence ATGTCCGCTCAAATATTTGAACAATGCGAATCGGCGGTTCGTTCTTATTGCAGAAACTTTACCGATGTTTTTACAAAAGGTAAAAACGATTTGTTGTACGGCGAATCCGGAAAAGAGTACGTTGATTTTTTTGCAGGAGCCGGCGCATTGAATTATGGGCATTCAAACCCGTTTATCAAGCAAAAAGTGATCGATTATATTGTCGGCGATAATATTTCGCACGCTTTGGATATGCACACTGCGGCAAAAGCGGAATTTCTTGAAAAATTTCAGGGAAAGATACTAAAACCGAGAAATCTTGAATACAAGGTTATGTTTACCGGACCGACGGGAACAAACGCTAACGAAGCCGCTTTTAAACTTGCGCGGAAAGTAAAAAAACGTACGAATATTTTTGCGTTTATGGGGGCGTTCCACGGACAGACGCTTGGTGCGCTTTCGGCGACTTCCGACTGGGCGATGCGCGCTGGAGCGAATATTCCGCTTGGAGGTGTTGTTTTCATGCCTTTCCCTTACGAATTTATGGCGTCAATTGATACAATCGCTTATATTGAAAGTGTTTTGACTGACGATCATTCTGGAATTGAAAAACCCGCAGCAATCGTTGTAGAAGCGGTTCAAGGTGAAGGCGGATTGAATGTCGCGCCGATTGAATGGCTGCAGAATTTGGAAAAATTATGTAGAAAACACGACATCTTGTTGATTTTGGATGAGGTTCAAGTCGGTTGCGGAAGAACGGGAACATTTTTTGCGTTTGAAAGAGCGAAAATTTCACCCGATATAGTAACGCTTTCAAAATCAATCGGCGGTTACGGTTTTCCTATGGCTCTTGCGCTAATTAAGCCGGAATATGACATTTGGAACCCAGGCGAACATAACGGAACGTTCAGAGGCAACCAAGTCGCGTTTGTCGCGGCGGCGGCGGCGATTGATTTTCGCGAAAGTTACGATTTTGATGGCGAAACAAATAAAAAGGCGAAAATTCTTAAAGAATACGTCGAAACGAACATCCTTTCGATTAACAAAAACCTCAAACACAAAGGAATCGGGCTTATTCAGGGTGTTGATTTTACGGGAATTAGCGACGTAAATCAAACGACGGGTAAGGTCGTAAAAGAATGTTTTGACAACGGGCTTATTTTAGAGAGAGCGGGAAGACATGATTGTATCGTAAAATGTATGCCGCCTCTCACAATTGAAGAAAAAACTTTGCTTAGAGGACTTGAAATCCTAAAAAATTCGATAAAAAAAGTTCTCGGCTAA
- a CDS encoding ACT domain-containing protein: MAETQKISVLGPQETFSDYAAQKYLEFHPQICAEISYQRTMRKVFENLSSGNSQIAVVPIENIFSGFVWMTLDGLYDFPVQIIEEFILPIELSFLSKIKHSEVKNIFVHSVTEGQCSDFIDKNFNSARITHTDSNIDSFNRIDENDFSAAIVPSHIYDKNKKNYPFSVRGVSDYPNNRTRFVVLQNEKFIAKDNFKNLNKTSIIVSDNSDSPGILRNIADAFASREINITSIISRPTKQMIGKYHFFIDIESPIQNKILINAFAEIKKNYPVKILGCYETAK, from the coding sequence ATGGCTGAAACGCAAAAAATATCTGTTCTTGGTCCGCAAGAAACATTTTCCGACTATGCTGCGCAAAAATATTTAGAATTTCATCCGCAGATTTGCGCTGAAATTTCTTACCAAAGAACGATGCGAAAGGTTTTTGAGAATTTATCAAGCGGAAATTCGCAAATTGCCGTCGTACCGATAGAAAATATATTTTCGGGATTTGTCTGGATGACGCTCGACGGGCTTTATGACTTCCCTGTGCAAATTATTGAAGAATTTATTTTACCGATAGAACTTTCATTCTTGTCAAAAATCAAGCATTCTGAAGTTAAAAATATTTTTGTTCATTCCGTTACCGAAGGACAATGTTCGGATTTTATTGACAAAAATTTCAATTCGGCGAGAATTACTCACACCGACAGTAATATTGACTCTTTTAACAGAATCGATGAAAATGATTTTTCCGCGGCGATTGTTCCGAGCCACATTTACGACAAAAATAAAAAGAATTATCCGTTTTCGGTAAGAGGCGTTTCCGATTATCCAAATAATCGTACGCGCTTCGTGGTTTTGCAAAACGAAAAATTTATAGCAAAAGATAATTTCAAAAACCTTAATAAAACCAGCATTATCGTTTCAGACAACAGCGATTCACCCGGAATTTTGAGAAATATAGCGGACGCTTTTGCATCCAGAGAAATAAATATAACCTCAATAATTTCACGACCGACCAAGCAAATGATTGGAAAATATCACTTTTTTATTGATATTGAAAGTCCAATTCAAAACAAAATCTTAATCAACGCTTTTGCTGAAATAAAAAAAAATTATCCTGTGAAAATACTTGGATGCTACGAAACGGCAAAGTAA
- the aroQ gene encoding type II 3-dehydroquinate dehydratase has protein sequence MKIGLLNGPNLNRLGKREPEIYGKTTLEDIEKKVMDFAAKSEDEKIEIECFQSNVEGELVGKIQEWADKNLGGIIFNPGAYSHTSIALRDAISSAKICFAEVHISNIYKREEFRRHSYTAEVSDCVISGMGDWGYVAALQYLIKKLSSDKNG, from the coding sequence ATGAAAATCGGATTACTTAACGGGCCTAATCTAAACAGATTAGGAAAGAGAGAACCGGAAATTTACGGAAAAACCACCCTTGAAGACATTGAGAAAAAAGTCATGGATTTTGCCGCAAAATCTGAAGACGAGAAAATTGAAATCGAGTGTTTTCAAAGTAATGTCGAAGGTGAATTGGTCGGTAAAATTCAGGAATGGGCGGATAAAAATTTGGGCGGAATAATTTTTAATCCCGGCGCTTATTCGCATACAAGCATCGCTCTTCGCGACGCTATTTCATCTGCGAAAATTTGCTTTGCGGAAGTCCACATTTCAAACATTTACAAGCGCGAAGAGTTTCGCCGGCATTCCTACACCGCAGAAGTATCGGATTGCGTAATTTCAGGGATGGGAGATTGGGGTTATGTCGCGGCTTTACAGTATCTTATAAAAAAATTATCAAGCGATAAAAATGGCTGA
- the rdgB gene encoding RdgB/HAM1 family non-canonical purine NTP pyrophosphatase produces the protein MKILVATSNLNKVKEIGEILKKIDESVQVLSLKDIFEEVPEIPENARTFTENALLKANWLAEKLEDSWILADDSGLVVEKLKGRPGVYSARYSGEPIDDKRNIAKLLDEMKNFTEETQRNAYFCCAMVLLSPMDKNSYVAIGKCCGKIAFSSRGRGGFGYDPIFIPDGYDKTFGELSSEIKNKISHRAKTLEILKDIFEQVIKEEVYENRIT, from the coding sequence ATGAAAATTTTGGTTGCGACAAGCAATTTGAATAAAGTTAAAGAAATCGGAGAAATTCTAAAAAAGATTGATGAATCCGTGCAGGTTTTATCGTTAAAAGACATTTTTGAAGAAGTTCCAGAAATACCTGAAAATGCTAGAACATTTACAGAGAATGCTTTATTGAAGGCTAATTGGCTTGCCGAAAAACTTGAAGACTCTTGGATTCTTGCGGACGATTCCGGCTTGGTGGTTGAAAAACTTAAAGGGCGACCTGGCGTATATTCCGCAAGATACAGCGGCGAACCTATAGACGACAAACGAAATATTGCAAAACTTTTAGATGAAATGAAGAATTTTACGGAAGAAACACAAAGAAACGCATATTTTTGTTGCGCCATGGTTCTACTTTCTCCTATGGATAAAAATTCGTATGTGGCGATTGGAAAGTGCTGCGGAAAAATCGCATTTTCGTCCAGAGGGCGCGGAGGATTCGGCTACGACCCTATTTTTATCCCCGACGGCTATGATAAAACATTCGGAGAATTGTCAAGTGAAATAAAAAACAAAATTTCACATAGAGCGAAAACGCTTGAAATTCTTAAAGATATCTTTGAGCAGGTTATTAAAGAGGAAGTATATGAAAATCGGATTACTTAA
- the trmB gene encoding tRNA (guanosine(46)-N7)-methyltransferase TrmB — MRLRNIPYAYQKLTEFPDVVIQNPIDFKGLWAEKIFGNKNGIHVEIGAGRGKFIINSAMQNPGLNFIGIEKFDSVLVRALKKNVDKKLTNLRFIKIDAQKINDCFAKNEIEKIYLNFSDPWSKTVYEKRRLTSRIFLEKYKKILAGNGILQFKTDNVGLFEFSVKEFNNFGLRIDEIRLDLHNSEPSWNIRSEYEEKFAESEKKIFFIIVNFGGKK; from the coding sequence ATGAGATTACGAAACATTCCATACGCTTACCAAAAACTTACGGAATTTCCGGATGTCGTTATTCAAAATCCAATAGATTTCAAGGGATTATGGGCGGAAAAAATATTTGGAAACAAAAACGGCATTCATGTTGAAATCGGTGCGGGAAGAGGGAAATTTATAATAAATTCCGCCATGCAAAATCCCGGCTTAAATTTCATCGGCATTGAAAAATTCGATTCCGTATTAGTGCGCGCTCTTAAAAAAAACGTTGATAAAAAACTTACAAACTTACGCTTTATAAAAATTGACGCTCAGAAAATTAACGATTGTTTCGCCAAAAACGAAATAGAAAAAATTTATCTTAATTTTTCTGATCCGTGGAGCAAAACCGTTTATGAAAAACGCCGTTTGACGAGTCGTATTTTTCTTGAAAAGTACAAAAAAATCCTTGCCGGTAACGGAATTTTGCAGTTTAAAACCGACAATGTCGGATTGTTTGAGTTTTCTGTTAAAGAGTTCAACAATTTTGGGCTTCGTATTGATGAAATACGGCTTGATTTACACAATTCGGAACCGTCATGGAATATTCGCAGCGAATATGAAGAAAAATTTGCGGAATCTGAAAAAAAAATATTTTTTATTATTGTGAATTTTGGAGGGAAAAAATGA
- a CDS encoding NFACT RNA binding domain-containing protein, producing the protein MEENPRNNDLILLKSQTQKEITRAKKKLEKQKIEYKESANWETYKNFADTILINKNLIKKGMNFVELADESTQLKMKIELNRTLSAVENAEMYYRKSRKGKRSCEICVEKTKETENEIANLEKLLEKICYFIDNGFAERENEAENLLSMRHSSKTVQAAKVIKNDKKTSFRHYNYKGYDIYAGKTSGDNDELSVKFANPSDIWFHAAGFAGSHLIIRRKKGDPMPPNDVLSVAGGIAVFFSKAKNSGYTEVNMTEARFVRKPRKSPAGIVIAERCKTIRVLPIDPQKLFKEQNNEN; encoded by the coding sequence ATGGAAGAAAATCCGCGAAATAACGATTTGATTTTACTGAAAAGTCAAACTCAAAAAGAGATAACTCGAGCCAAAAAAAAATTGGAAAAACAAAAAATTGAATATAAAGAGTCGGCAAATTGGGAAACCTACAAAAACTTTGCAGATACGATTTTGATTAATAAAAATTTGATAAAAAAGGGAATGAATTTTGTCGAATTAGCCGACGAATCAACGCAATTGAAAATGAAAATAGAATTAAATCGTACGCTCTCGGCGGTAGAAAACGCCGAAATGTATTACAGGAAATCGCGAAAAGGAAAAAGGAGTTGTGAAATTTGTGTAGAAAAAACAAAAGAAACCGAAAATGAAATCGCAAATTTGGAAAAATTGCTTGAAAAAATTTGTTACTTTATTGATAACGGTTTTGCAGAAAGAGAAAACGAAGCAGAAAATTTACTGAGCATGCGGCATTCGTCAAAAACAGTACAAGCCGCTAAAGTCATAAAAAATGATAAAAAAACGTCTTTTAGACATTACAATTATAAAGGGTACGATATTTATGCAGGAAAAACGAGCGGCGATAATGACGAATTGTCGGTAAAATTCGCAAATCCGAGCGATATTTGGTTTCATGCGGCAGGATTTGCCGGTTCGCATTTGATAATTAGGCGTAAGAAAGGAGATCCTATGCCGCCCAACGACGTTTTGAGCGTTGCAGGTGGAATAGCGGTATTTTTTTCAAAAGCCAAAAACAGCGGATATACCGAAGTGAATATGACCGAAGCGAGATTTGTTCGTAAACCGCGAAAATCGCCTGCCGGTATAGTCATAGCCGAAAGATGTAAAACGATTAGAGTGTTACCGATTGACCCGCAAAAATTATTTAAAGAGCAAAACAATGAAAATTAG
- the rlmH gene encoding 23S rRNA (pseudouridine(1915)-N(3))-methyltransferase RlmH, which produces MKISIIAVGKIKENYIKDAISEYSKRLSAFAKVRIIEINDEKCSENLSETEKRIVTDKEGKKIISQINKSDFVYSLAINGKKLSSQDFSVQIQNNMNNGYGNLVFVIGGSLGLSNEVLEAGDFRLSFSDMTFPHQIMRLILLEQIYRCFKIIGNEPYHK; this is translated from the coding sequence ATGAAAATTAGTATAATTGCCGTCGGAAAAATTAAAGAAAACTATATCAAAGATGCAATTTCGGAATACTCAAAACGGCTTTCGGCGTTTGCAAAAGTACGAATAATCGAAATTAACGACGAAAAATGTTCCGAAAATTTAAGTGAAACCGAAAAAAGAATTGTAACCGATAAAGAAGGCAAAAAAATTATTTCACAAATCAATAAAAGCGATTTCGTATATTCGCTCGCAATCAACGGTAAAAAATTGTCGTCGCAGGACTTCAGCGTGCAAATCCAAAATAACATGAATAACGGGTATGGGAATTTGGTTTTCGTAATAGGCGGATCGCTTGGACTTTCAAATGAAGTTTTGGAAGCGGGCGACTTTCGTTTATCGTTTTCCGATATGACTTTTCCGCATCAAATTATGCGTCTTATTTTACTGGAACAAATATACAGATGTTTTAAAATCATCGGTAACGAACCATACCACAAGTGA
- a CDS encoding methyltransferase domain-containing protein, producing MSWKNKITWKYDDIIKYYRDSAWAFEKLWGPDMHYGYWEKGVKSQKKAARRMNEKVVEKIKITKDDYVLDAGCGIGGNAVWLAQTFGCKVVGVSIVPEQIETAKRRAKEEGVENLCEFMLMDYMNLQFPDNTFSAVMGLESICYANPKSEFIKGVYRVLKPNGRFGMADGFASKEAYEGKEKRLMGRWMDGWKLNNLDAPSQWKRYAENVGFTSINYENITKNVKPSSRLLFAWSLFSLHWHILDRIFEIRDYPNDALWYQYWVIKKGLAEYGIFWANK from the coding sequence ATGAGTTGGAAAAACAAAATAACCTGGAAATACGATGATATTATCAAGTATTATCGTGACTCTGCTTGGGCGTTTGAGAAACTTTGGGGACCGGATATGCATTACGGATACTGGGAAAAAGGCGTGAAAAGTCAAAAAAAAGCTGCCCGAAGAATGAATGAAAAAGTAGTAGAGAAAATAAAAATAACCAAAGACGATTACGTTTTGGACGCCGGTTGCGGAATCGGCGGAAATGCGGTTTGGCTCGCACAAACATTCGGCTGTAAGGTTGTCGGGGTAAGTATCGTTCCGGAGCAAATAGAAACGGCGAAAAGACGAGCAAAAGAAGAAGGCGTTGAAAATTTGTGTGAGTTTATGCTTATGGATTATATGAATTTGCAGTTTCCTGACAACACGTTTTCGGCGGTTATGGGACTTGAAAGTATTTGCTATGCCAATCCAAAAAGTGAATTTATAAAAGGCGTTTATCGTGTGCTGAAACCCAACGGAAGATTTGGGATGGCGGACGGATTTGCAAGCAAGGAAGCTTATGAAGGTAAAGAAAAGCGCCTTATGGGGCGTTGGATGGACGGTTGGAAATTAAACAATCTTGACGCTCCGTCACAGTGGAAGAGATATGCGGAAAATGTCGGTTTTACTTCGATAAATTACGAAAATATCACCAAAAACGTTAAACCGTCGTCACGATTATTGTTTGCGTGGTCGCTTTTTTCGCTTCATTGGCACATTTTGGACAGAATTTTTGAAATTCGCGACTATCCTAACGACGCTTTGTGGTATCAATATTGGGTAATCAAAAAAGGTTTGGCCGAATATGGAATTTTTTGGGCGAATAAATAA
- the dnaJ gene encoding molecular chaperone DnaJ → MANKKDYYDVLGVSKEASEDDIKKAYRKLAVRFHPDKNPNDPEAAERFREATESYEVLKDENKRKQYDKFGHAAFDGAASGGFSGGFSGMDLNEALKAFMGDFGGDSFFGDIFGNSRARRTNQGSVNQGKNIQIKLSLSLKEMHDGVSKTIKIKHKIGCSSCGGSGSKSGKLESCPQCNGSGRSRRIMQSIFGQMVQETICARCSGTGKIVKDPCNSCLGAGIVEGEDKVSVSIPAGVSEGNYITVDGKGDKGINNGISGDLIVIIYEKDDSIFTRHGIDLITDMEISFSDAALGCEIIIETFSDKVKVKVPAGTQSEKVIKIPGKGMPVLHNERNKGDVLIRIKVKTPENLSKAERDIFEDLRKLEQKPKSIFHKFKNNFGL, encoded by the coding sequence ATGGCAAATAAGAAAGATTATTATGATGTTTTGGGGGTTTCGAAAGAAGCGAGCGAAGACGACATTAAAAAAGCATACAGAAAACTTGCCGTCCGTTTTCATCCGGATAAAAATCCAAACGACCCGGAAGCGGCGGAAAGATTCCGCGAGGCGACAGAATCTTACGAAGTGTTGAAAGACGAAAATAAACGCAAACAATATGACAAATTCGGACATGCGGCTTTTGACGGCGCAGCGTCCGGCGGATTTAGCGGCGGCTTCAGCGGTATGGACTTAAACGAAGCGCTAAAAGCGTTTATGGGCGACTTTGGGGGCGACTCGTTTTTCGGCGATATTTTTGGAAATTCACGGGCAAGGCGTACAAATCAAGGCTCCGTAAATCAGGGTAAAAACATTCAAATAAAACTTTCACTTTCACTTAAAGAAATGCACGACGGGGTTTCAAAGACAATAAAAATTAAACATAAAATCGGATGTTCTTCGTGCGGCGGTTCGGGTTCCAAAAGCGGAAAATTAGAAAGTTGCCCGCAATGTAACGGAAGCGGGAGATCGCGCAGGATAATGCAGTCGATTTTCGGACAAATGGTTCAGGAAACGATTTGCGCACGGTGTTCAGGAACTGGGAAAATAGTTAAGGATCCGTGCAATTCCTGTTTAGGCGCGGGAATTGTCGAAGGAGAAGACAAAGTCTCCGTAAGTATTCCCGCCGGTGTAAGCGAAGGTAATTATATAACGGTAGACGGTAAAGGCGACAAAGGGATAAACAACGGAATTTCCGGCGACTTGATCGTAATCATTTATGAGAAAGACGATTCTATTTTCACGCGTCACGGAATCGATTTGATTACCGATATGGAAATTTCGTTCAGCGACGCAGCGCTTGGCTGTGAAATAATTATCGAAACATTTTCCGATAAGGTTAAAGTTAAAGTTCCTGCCGGAACGCAATCCGAAAAAGTAATAAAAATCCCCGGAAAAGGAATGCCCGTTCTCCACAACGAAAGAAACAAAGGCGACGTTTTAATAAGAATAAAAGTAAAAACGCCTGAAAATTTGTCCAAAGCCGAAAGAGATATTTTTGAAGATCTGCGAAAATTAGAGCAAAAACCCAAAAGTATTTTTCACAAATTCAAAAATAATTTCGGTTTGTAA
- a CDS encoding glutaminyl-peptide cyclotransferase, with product MRNFFIILIFIIGNVFSNNSFEYEVLGSIPHNPESFTQGLLIIGENIYESTGSVGRGSHVIVIDKKTGNELKSVKSGGIFGEGLAFDGSMLWQLSWQEQKALVYSVKSLNKVAEIPYKGEGWGLTYIPKERTFAMSNGSSQIIFRDQEFNETGKISVKMNKIPIDKLNELEIWNEKILANRWYSDTIFVIDIQTGDVENFIDLTELRKSENPRIADGNVLNGIAAIDKETLLITGKRWRKFYIIKIKPN from the coding sequence GTGAGAAACTTTTTTATCATATTAATTTTTATTATTGGTAACGTTTTCTCCAATAATTCGTTTGAATATGAAGTTCTGGGTTCAATTCCGCATAACCCGGAAAGTTTTACGCAAGGACTCTTAATTATCGGCGAAAACATTTATGAAAGTACCGGTTCGGTCGGACGCGGTTCTCACGTCATAGTCATTGATAAAAAAACCGGGAACGAACTTAAATCGGTAAAATCCGGTGGAATTTTCGGCGAAGGTTTGGCGTTTGACGGCTCAATGCTGTGGCAACTTTCGTGGCAAGAGCAAAAAGCGCTTGTTTATAGCGTAAAATCGTTAAACAAAGTTGCCGAAATCCCTTATAAAGGCGAAGGATGGGGGCTTACTTACATTCCAAAAGAGCGAACTTTTGCGATGTCAAACGGTAGTTCTCAGATAATTTTTCGCGACCAGGAGTTTAACGAAACGGGCAAGATTTCTGTCAAGATGAATAAAATTCCGATAGATAAACTCAACGAATTGGAGATTTGGAACGAAAAAATTCTGGCGAACCGCTGGTACAGCGATACGATTTTTGTCATCGATATACAAACCGGCGACGTCGAAAATTTTATTGATTTGACAGAACTTAGGAAATCCGAAAACCCGCGAATCGCCGATGGAAATGTACTTAACGGAATTGCCGCTATTGATAAAGAAACGCTTTTGATTACCGGAAAAAGATGGCGTAAATTTTACATAATAAAAATAAAACCAAACTGA